A genomic stretch from Primulina huaijiensis isolate GDHJ02 chromosome 14, ASM1229523v2, whole genome shotgun sequence includes:
- the LOC140957857 gene encoding aspartyl protease family protein 2-like yields MLFLPLRTLKMDPKPISIFLSVLLVSSSALQYQNLVITSLPKPKTLLWDTLRETEFVRHAQALLDSDNGFAIDLHHVDNVSPAFNSTPESLFKLRLKRDAFRVKALSTLASAAGKPQSASDFSSTVISGLEQGSGEYFTRIGVGTPPKYAFMVLDTGSDIVWMQCSPCRKCYTQSDPVFDPKKSSSFSGVSCGSPLCRLLDSPGCTSDRKKCLYEVSYGDGSFSVGELSTETLTFRGRKVDRVALGCGHDDEGLFVGAAGLLGLGRGKLSFPSQSGRQFGSMFSYCLVDRSASSKPSSIIFGQSAVSRNAVFTPLLANPKLDTFYYVGLNGISVGGARVPGITAAAFNLNSSGDGGVIVDSGTSVTRLTQPAYEALRDAFRVGASNLKRAPEFSLFDTCFDLSGKTVVKVPTVVLHFSGAAVSLPASNYLIPVNSDGTFCFAFAGTTSGLSIIGSIQQQSFRVVFDLENNRVGFTPRGCD; encoded by the coding sequence ATGCTCTTCCTCCCATTGCGCACTCTGAAAATGGACCCAAAACCCATTTCTATTTTCCTCTCTGTTCTTCTCGTGTCCTCCTCCGCCCTTCAGTATCAGAACCTCGTTATCACCTCCCTTCCCAAACCCAAAACACTTTTATGGGACACCCTGCGAGAAACTGAATTCGTGCGCCATGCTCAGGCCCTACTGGATTCTGATAATGGTTTTGCAATTGATTTACACCATGTAGACAACGTATCTCCTGCTTTCAATTCTACTCCGGAATCCCTTTTCAAACTTCGTCTGAAACGTGATGCTTTTAGGGTCAAAGCACTCTCCACTCTCGCCTCCGCAGCTGGCAAACCGCAGAGTGCGTCAGATTTTAGCAGCACGGTGATTTCCGGGCTCGAACAAGGAAGTGGCGAGTACTTCACACGGATTGGGGTAGGTACTCCGCCCAAGTATGCCTTTATGGTGCTCGATACCGGAAGTGACATTGTCTGGATGCAGTGCTCTCCGTGTAGGAAATGCTACACACAGTCCGACCCGGTTTTCGACCCCAAAAAGTCGAGCTCATTTTCAGGCGTCTCTTGTGGGTCTCCCCTCTGCCGACTGCTCGATTCTCCTGGTTGCACTAGCGACCGGAAGAAATGCCTTTACGAAGTTTCATACGGAGACGGTTCCTTTTCCGTGGGAGAATTGTCAACCGAAACGCTGACGTTTCGGGGGAGGAAGGTCGATAGAGTTGCTCTTGGATGTGGTCATGACGACGAAGGCCTGTTCGTTGGCGCCGCCGGTTTGTTAGGCCTAGGCCGTGGGAAATTGTCCTTTCCTTCACAAAGCGGTCGCCAGTTTGGTAGCATGTTTTCCTACTGTTTGGTGGACCGTTCAGCTTCCTCCAAACCGTCTTCGATCATATTCGGCCAATCGGCAGTGTCCCGAAACGCCGTTTTCACCCCTTTGTTGGCCAATCCAAAGCTGGACACGTTCTACTACGTGGGGTTAAACGGTATTTCCGTTGGTGGGGCACGCGTCCCTGGCATTACAGCGGCGGCCTTCAATCTCAACTCGAGTGGCGACGGTGGAGTGATAGTGGATTCCGGCACATCCGTCACCAGGTTAACCCAACCCGCCTACGAGGCTTTGAGAGACGCATTCCGGGTCGGGGCTTCAAACTTGAAGCGTGCCCCAGAATTCTCTTTGTTCGACACATGTTTCGATCTCTCAGGGAAAACCGTGGTGAAGGTGCCGACTGTGGTGCTGCACTTCTCCGGCGCTGCAGTCTCGCTTCCGGCTTCTAACTACTTGATTCCGGTTAATAGTGACGGAACATTTTGCTTTGCTTTCGCGGGTACGACGAGCGGGTTGTCTATCATTGGAAGCATCCAGCAGCAGAGTTTCCGGGTCGTGTTCGATTTGGAGAACAACCGGGTCGGGTTTACTCCCCGGGGATGTGACTGA